A stretch of Vigna angularis cultivar LongXiaoDou No.4 chromosome 4, ASM1680809v1, whole genome shotgun sequence DNA encodes these proteins:
- the LOC108330352 gene encoding uncharacterized protein LOC108330352 produces MCLEGCKQGFLGSCRPLIGVDGCHLKTTYGGQLLVAVGRDPNDQYFPLAFAVVENECKESWSWFLTLLLDDIGGINCQRWVFISDQQKGLMTVFDEILEGVEHRLCLRHLYNNYKKKFCGGVLIRDLMMGAAKATFKQDWEKKMGELSNVNIDAYNWLLAIPTNHWCKHAFSSYPRCDVLLNNLSESFNSTILLARDKLIITMMEWIRTYIMRRFATLREKTKTYTGAVMPKPRNRLDGEVEKSGNWIPTWAGAAKFEVTHRHAVAAINYKLENLEDYVHPYYKREAYETCYGPEINTRATSTVGGSGSTRATSNAGGSQPELAPSTSQGGATSTRGRTSGSGAGAASSHQGGGTSKRGRRSGSGEGPASSHQGGRRTSLRLAAQHLGSQASTN; encoded by the exons ATGTGTTTAGAGGGCTGTAAGCAAGGCTTCTTAGGAAGTTGCAGGCCCCTCATAGGGGTAGATGGTTGTCATCTGAAGACAACATATGGGGGTCAGTTGTTGGTGGCAGTGGGCAGAGACCCGAATGACCAATATTTCCCACTAGCTTTTGCtgtggttgaaaatgaatgcaaagaAAGTTGGAGTTGGTTTTTGACACTACTTCTGGATGATATTGGAGGCATTAATTGTCAACGTTGGGTTTTCATCTCTGATCAACAAAAG GGACTGATGACAGTTTTTGATGAGATCTTGGAAGGAGTGGAACATAGATTGTGCTTAAGGCACTTATATAACAATTACAAGAAGAAGTTTTGTGGAGGAGTGCTTATTAGAGATCTTATGATGGGGGCTGCGAAGGCCACATTTAAACAGGATTGGGAAAAGAAAATGGGAGAGTTGTCCAATGTTAACATTGATGCTTACAATTGGTTGCTAGCTATTCCAACTAATCATTGGTGTAAACATGCATTTAGTAGTTATCCTAGATGCGATGTCTTGTTAAATAATTTGTCTGAGTCATTTAATAGTACAATTTTACTAGCTAGAGACAAACTTATCATAACTATGATGGAATGGATTAGGACTTACATTATGAGGAGGTTTGCAACACttagagaaaaaacaaagacaTATACAGGAGCTGTGATGCCTAAACCACGAAATAGGCTTGATGGAGAAGTTGAGAAGAGTGGAAATTGGATTCCAACTTGGGCAGGGGCTGCAAAATTTGAAGTCACTCACAG GCACGCTGTGGCTGCCATAAATTACAAACTAGAAAACCTTGAAGACTATGTACATCCTTATTACAAGAGAGAGGCTTATGAGACTTGTTATGGCCCTGAAATT AACACAAGGGCCACTTCAACTGTAGGAGGATCTGGCAGCACAAGGGCCACTTCCAATGCAGGAGGTTCTCAACCAGAACTAGCTCCATCAACGTCACAAGGAGGAGCAACATCAACAAGGGGAAGAACAAGTGGCAGTGGAGCAGGAGCTGCATCAAGTCACCAAGGAGGAGGAACATCAAAACGGGGAAGAAGAAGTGGCAGTGGAGAAGGACCTGCATCAAGTCACCAAGGTGGAAGAAGAACATCCTTACGACTAGCTGCACAACATCTAGGGTCCCAAGCTAGTACCAATTGA